The nucleotide window GCGGTCGACGGCCCGGAGAACGCGTCCAAGGGAGACGGCGACGCGGCCACCTGGCTGCCGCCGCAGAAGTCCTTCCGGTGCGACTACGTGGCCCATCAGGTCGCGGTGAAGCGGCTGTACGGACTGTGGGTCACGGCGGCCGAGAAGGTCGCGATGCAGCGTGTGCTGCGCAGCTGCCCGACCATGAAACTCCCAACCAGGCAAGCGATTCCGCCGCATCCGGCCACCACGTCGCACCCGAAGCACAGCACGCGTCCGAAGACCGGCTCCGGCTCGGACGGCAGCGGTTCGTCATCCCGTACGGGAAGCGGTGACAGCAACCCGGGTTCCGGCAGCGGAAGTGATCAAGGAGTGGTGCATCCCGGTGCGTTCTGCGCGCCGGCCGGCGCTACCGGTCACACGGCCAAGGGCACGCCGATGGAGTGCAAGACCAAGCCAGGCGATCCCCGCAACCGCTGGCGCAGCGCATCATGATCAACCCAGCATGATCAACTCGGCGGATTTCCGAGGGCCACGATCACCCGAGTGTGCCCGCCGACCGGATCGCACTGCTGATCGCCGACCCGATGCTGTTCTTGAACGACGGCTGACCGTTGGCGTACAGGGCGATCACGTGCCGCAGGATCGGGAACGAGACACTGCCGCTGGAACGGGTGTAGACCGGCTCGACGTACAGCATCCGGCCGGCCACCGGGATCGCTTCCAGGTCACCGAGAACCACTCGGGAGTTGCCGCCCCGCTGCAGCGTCAGCGCCTCGGTGATCTTGGTGTCCGACTCGATGTCGTTCTGCACCTGGGACGGCGACTCACCACCCGAGCTCGACGGGAAGTCCAGCACGGTGAACTTCCCGTACGACGGCCCCGGCTGGGCGTCGACCGACACGAACGCCGCCAGGTCGCGGCCGTTCAGGGTGGCCATCGGGCTGGACAACGCGTAGCGCTCGTTGCCGTACCCGTCGGCGGACTGCGACATGTACTTCGACGGCAACGGGGCGCTGATCGTCCCGGCCGATTTCGCGTTCAGCCTGCTGGTCCCACCGATCGTCGGATCGGTCGGCACCGACCAGAAGTCGTTGCCGCTGTAGAAATCCGCCGGATCGGTCACGTGATACTGCGCCAGCACGGTGCGTTGCACGTTGAACAGATCGGTCGGATAGCGCAGCTGCGACAGCAACGCGGGGGAGATACTCGACTGCGGTTGGACCAGGCCGGGAAACACCGACTCCCACGCCTTCAACAGCGGGTCCGGATGCGACGCCTGATTCCACTCATAAAGCGTGACCGCGCCGGTGTAGGCGTCCACCACGGCCTTGACCGAATTCTGCATGTAGTTGATCTGCGTGCTCGGCTGGGCGACCGAGGCCCCGTCGGCCACCAGCGTCGTCGACGTGGCGGAGCGGAGATTGATCAGTTGCGAGTCCGGATAGTTCGAGGTGGTGGTGTAGCCGTCGACGATCCACTTGATCCTCCCGTTCACCACCGCGGGATAGACATCGCCGTCGAGGGTGAGCCAGGGCGCGATCGCGGCGACCCGGGCGGCGGGGTTGCGCACCTGGAGCAGCTGCGAGGCGTGGTTCACCTCCGAGCTGAAGAAGACGTTCGTCGAGTTCAGCCGGATGGCGAACAGCAGCCGGCGCAACGCCGATCCGATCGGGATGCCGCCGTCTCCTCGGTACGTGGTGAAGGCCGACGTCGCGGAGCCGTCCGGGCCGGGGTGATCGAACTCCAGTTCGCGGCTACTGCCGGCCGGCTCGCCGACGATCGCATAAGACGACGAGCCGAAGCCCTGCCCGAAGTAGATCTGCTCCCGGCTGACCGGGATCTGCTGCGCCGGCGGCATTCCCTGATCCAGGAAGACCGGACTGGCGGTCGCGGGATCGATGGCGGTCGTCGGCGCGGCGACCACGCCGTAGCCGTGCGTGTAGACGACGTGCTGATTCACCCAGCTGTTCGACGGCAGCGCGCCGGGGTTCAGCTCCCGCACTGCCAGCACGACGTCCCGCGACCTCCCGCCGAGGTCGTAGTGACTGGTGTCGAGGGTCGACTTGAACGCGTAGTACGACTGCACCTGCTGCTTGACGTTGAAGGTCGGCGACAGTTGATTCGGGTCGATCACCGACTCCTGGGCAGTGCTGGAGGCCAGCCGCACGAGCCTGGCGGAGTCGGTCGAGTTCGAGCTGCTGTACGGGACTGTGGTGAGGTCGCCGTCGAGGCCGAACGCTGCCCGGGTGGCCGCGATGTTGTTGCGGATCTCGCTGAGGTCGAGCGTCGCGGCGCCCGGCGCCTCCCGGTAGCGATACACCAGGCCGGGCAGCGCAGATCCGACCAGGTAGGCCGCGACCACGGCCACCGCGACGGTACCGACCAGCCATCGGAGGCGGCCG belongs to Microlunatus elymi and includes:
- a CDS encoding UPF0182 family protein, coding for MPKLSELNKASGLNKASGLNKASGLNKASGLNKASALNRSPARPAVPAGFAQLAAASAFVSRVSGTPLFQRTLGKSHLKRWLPRLLIALIVLYGLWRLLRVVVGIATTDLWFDSVRAGSAYVTMLEARVLLFGVFGIIAALIGGLTMLAVTRIDGLALSPDYDTFRWTFRKYEPRFRPLLILAAALVPLILVGISAAGGWQTYLLWLHATPFGRTDPLFHRDASFYVEIAPFHQLVVSLLKQAVTYAIWIAVIAGYWYAAWRIRRGRRKVTRAMIQLLSVLLGAFLLLKAYGYWLSRYGLTTSARGPVTGAGYTDIHASLPAAYGLTVIALGCAVALAVNAGRVGRLRWLVGTVAVAVVAAYLVGSALPGLVYRYREAPGAATLDLSEIRNNIAATRAAFGLDGDLTTVPYSSSNSTDSARLVRLASSTAQESVIDPNQLSPTFNVKQQVQSYYAFKSTLDTSHYDLGGRSRDVVLAVRELNPGALPSNSWVNQHVVYTHGYGVVAAPTTAIDPATASPVFLDQGMPPAQQIPVSREQIYFGQGFGSSSYAIVGEPAGSSRELEFDHPGPDGSATSAFTTYRGDGGIPIGSALRRLLFAIRLNSTNVFFSSEVNHASQLLQVRNPAARVAAIAPWLTLDGDVYPAVVNGRIKWIVDGYTTTSNYPDSQLINLRSATSTTLVADGASVAQPSTQINYMQNSVKAVVDAYTGAVTLYEWNQASHPDPLLKAWESVFPGLVQPQSSISPALLSQLRYPTDLFNVQRTVLAQYHVTDPADFYSGNDFWSVPTDPTIGGTSRLNAKSAGTISAPLPSKYMSQSADGYGNERYALSSPMATLNGRDLAAFVSVDAQPGPSYGKFTVLDFPSSSGGESPSQVQNDIESDTKITEALTLQRGGNSRVVLGDLEAIPVAGRMLYVEPVYTRSSGSVSFPILRHVIALYANGQPSFKNSIGSAISSAIRSAGTLG